In Syntrophotaleaceae bacterium, the DNA window CAGTGCCATGGTGAGCAGGTGATGCATCTCGAAATCTCCCTCGGCTACCAGCACCGCGGGCTCGAAATCCTTCTATCCCCCGGTTCCGCGGCGGCGATGCATCAAGTGGAGACCGTTGCCGGCGATACCACCATCGGCCATGCAACAGCCTACTGCCAGATCCAGGAAGTTCTGGCCGGCATGCAACCTTCGCCCCGTGCTCAGGCCGTGCGGGCCCTGGCGTTGGAGCTGGAACGTTTGGCCAATCATGTAGGGGATATCGGAGCACTGTCCGGAGATGTCGGGTTTCTGCCAACGTCGGCCTACTGCGGTCGTTTACGCGGTGACTACCTCAACTTCACCGCCGAACTCTGCGGCAACCGGTTCGGCCGCGGTCTGGTAAGACCGGGCGGGGTGGCATACGATGTTCCTTCCGATCTGGCCGCTCGCCTGCTGGAGCGCTTTGAACCGGTCGCGCGCAACACCCTTGGGGCCATCGACCTGTTTTTCGAAACCCCCTCTGCACTTGCCCGTCTGGAAGGGACAGGCCGGGTGAGCCAGGCCGATGCCCGGAGCCTCGGCCTGGTCGGTGTTGCGGCCAAGGCCTGCGGCCTTGCCATCGACTCCCGTCTGAATCATCCTGCGGGTGCCTACACAGGTGTTTTTGACCGAACGGTTGTGGAAGAGACCGGTGATGTCTACGCCCGCGCAAACGTTCGCCGCCGCGAAATTCGTCATTCGCTGGAGTGGGTCAGAAAAGCCCTGCAAAAACTGCCGTCCGGAGAGCTGCTGCGGCCGCTGCCGCCAACCGCTCCCGAGAGCCTGGCGGTTTCCCTGGTGGAGGGCTGGCGGGGCGAGGTGGTTCATGTTGTTCTGACCGACCGGCAAGGCCAGCCCCTCCGCTACAAGATCGTCGATCCGTCCTTCCGCAACTGGAGCGGGCTGGCCATGGCTTTGAGGGGGGAACAGATTTCCGACTTCCCGCTTTGCAACAAAAGCTTCAACCTGTCGTATTGCGGCTTCGACCTGTAAGGAGAAACAGGGCATGTTGAAAATCATCGTTGAACGGCTGCGCCAGGGTCACCGGACCGGCAAATATCCCCGTCAGGACCCGGTATTGCCGGAGCGGTTTCGCGGCCGGCCGGATCTGAAACCCGAACTTTGCCCCGAAGCATGCCGCAGTTGCATTGCCGTCTGCCCCTATGGAGCGCTAGACAAGGAAGATGGTCGATTGCGGCTGGATATGGGGCTGTGCCTGTTCTGCGCCGAGTGTGCGGCCGCCTGTTCCCATGGGGCCCTGACCTTTTCCCGCGACTGGCGCCTGGCAGCGCGGCGGCGAGAGGAACTGGTGGTCGACGGTGGCGAAGCCATTCTGGCCGAGGCTTTGGACAAGCGGATGCAGAAGCTGTTCGGACGCTCACTGAAGCTGCGCCAGGTTTCGGCGGGGGGCTGCAACGCCTGTGAAGCCGATCTCAACGTGCTCGGAACCCTGGCTTTCGACCTCGGCCGCTTCGGCATCCAGTTCGTCGCCTCCCCGCGTCATGCCGACGGCATCATTGTGACCGGTCCGGTCAGTGAGAACATGAAGAGTGCCCTGCTCGACACCTACGCCGCGGTGCCGGAACCGAAGCTGGTCATCGCCTCCGGCGCCTGCGCCATCGGCGGCGGGCCTTTTTTGACCAGCCCTGAAGTCAACAAAGGCATCGGCGATCTGCTGCCGGTCGACCTCTACATCCCCGGCTGTCCGCCCCATCCCTATACCGCCCTCGATGGGCTGCTGCGGCTGCTCGGGCGGCTGTGAATGGTTTCTCCCGGTAAAACACGGAGAGCTTCAAGGCCCGCGATCGCGGGCCTTTTCTTTTGGGATGCGAGGAGCTGTCTCGAACTTAAGGTCAAAGGCCGATTTCGATCCCGATTTCGATTTCGATTTGGAGGGTAGATCTAAAGATAGCTGCGGCCGCCCATGTAGGTTTTGGTGAAGAAGGAGTTGGACAGTTTTTCGATCCGGACCTTGTCGCCGGTGCGGGGGGCGTGGATGAAGCGGCCGCCGCCGATATACATGCCGACGTGACTGACCCGGTTACCGCCCCGGGTGGCGAAGAATACCAGGTCCCCTTTCTGCAGTTTATCTTTTGGAACCCAGCGCCCGGCCTGAAACTGGTTGCGGGACACCCGCGGCAGGTTGAGGCCGTTGAGGCGGTAGCAGACCATGGTCAGGCCGCTGCAGTCGAATCCTCCCTGGCTGTCGGTTCCGCCCCATTGATAAGGAACCCCGAGAAAACGGTGGGCGGTTCTGACCAATTCCTCCCGCAGGTCGCCTCGACCGGTCTTGCGGATCCGGGCGGCCGCGTAATCTTCCGGAATGACAATGAAGAAGGCATCGATCAAACCCTGGGTCTGCAACCGCTCGGCCTCGCTGCGGGCCATCTGGTAGGAAGGGTGATTGCCGAACCTGACCTTGAACAGACCGGATTCATGGCGGAAATAATAGGCCTCGATCCCCCGCTGCTGAAGCAGCTGTTCCAGGCGCACGGCATTCTCCAGATTGCCGAAGGCGCCGACCTGGGTGGAATAGCCCATGGATTCAAGGGGAACATCCGTCTGAGCTCCTATGACTTCACCCAAGGGGTCCTGGTAATCTGAATAATCGTAAACCGGTTTGCGCAGAAAAGGGGCGCAGCCCACGAGGGCTGCCAGCATCAGCAGGGTCAACAGTCGGGCGATTCCGGCGGTCCGGGTCATCGGAACTCCTGGGTAAATGAAAAGAAGGGTAGCACAAAAAGCCTGAGGATTGGAAATGGATCAGTCCGCGACGCTGCCCAAAGGGAGAGAAGGGTTGCCACTTTCCGGCGGGATATGCAAATTCCGGATTTGCGGTTGATTTGCCCGGCGAGACCTTTTAGAATCGAAAATTGTTTTTCGCCCTGGAAATCTCCCGCAGAAAGTCTGATGATGACAATGCCGCACATGTCCCCTGCCTCCCTCTCCTCCTGGTTTCGACGACGGGCCGCCGCCCTTTTCCCCCGGCTCGGCATGACCGAAAATACCTTCATGGCCCTGGTGGCGGTCGGTATCGGTATCGCCGCAGGACTTGGCAACTACGCTTTTCGCAAAGCCATTGACCTGATTCATTGGCTGGTCATCGAACAGGGTTCGGAGTTTTTTGCCATTTCCTTGGAGCAGTGGAGCTTGTCCCGCTTCTGGTCGGTGCTGTTCCCGATGACCGGCGCCCTGCTGCTGATCCCCCTCTGGATCTTTTTTCCCAAGGATATGAAAAGCGGTATTCCCGACTTTCTCGAACGGGTCAATCTCAAAGGGGCGAAGATTCCGGGACGGCTGATGTTCACCCGTGGGCTGGCCTGCGCCATCACCCTTGGGACGGGGGGATCCGCCGGACAGGAAGGCCCGATCGCTCAGATCGGGGGCGCCATCGGCAGTCAGATCGGGCAGACCTTCAAAATGAGCGGCAACCGGCTCAAGGTGATGGTGGCCTGCGGGGTGGCCGCCGGGATCGCGGCGACCTTCAACGCACCGATTGCCGGGGTTTTTTTCGCCCACGAAATCGTGCTGCTTTCGGCCTTTGAACTCACTAGTTTTACCGCCATCGTCATCTCCAGCGGCATCAGTACTGTCATCTCCCGCGCCCTACTGGGCGATCTTCCCGCTCTGCGGGTCGATGTCTATCCCCTGGCTCACCCCTGGGAACTGGCTTTCTACGCGATTCTCGGCATCCTGATCGGCGGGCTGGCGGTGCTGTTCATCGATTTTCATTACCGGATTGTCGACCGGTTCGCCGCTCTCAAGCTTCCCCGGCTGGTCAAACCGCTGCTGGGAGGAGCGCTGGTCGGGATTATCGGCATCGCCTTTCCCCAGGTTTTCGGCAACGGCTATGAGTTCATGGAGTCGGTGGTCTTGCGGGGAGAGGGCCTGTTGTGGGTACTCGCCGCACTGGTGATCGCGAAAACGGTGGCGACGTCCATCACCCTGGGCTCCGGCATGCCGGGGGGACTGTTCGCCCCGGCCCTGTTCATCGGTGCGGTCACCGGAGGGGCCTTCGGCAAATTTCTGGCCTGGCTTTTTCCCAACACGGTCAATCTGACAGGAACCTATGCCCTGGTCGGCATGGGCGCTTTTCTCAGCGCCGCCATGCACGCGCCGATTACCGCCATCTTCCTGCTGTTCGAGATGACCGGCTCCTACGATGTCATCATCCCCATCATGCTCTCCTGCGTCATCAGCACCGCCATCTGCCGCCACTACAAGTCGGACAGCCTCGACACGGTGGAGTTGTCCCGGGCCGGCATCGATCTGGAGGCGGGCAAGGAGCGGAACATCATGAAGTCGCTCAAGGTGGGGGACGTCATGACCCGCGACCCTGAATCGGTTCCCGAAAACATGACCCTGCGCCAGTTCAACGAGTTCATGGTCAGCACCCGGCATGCCAATTTCCCTCTGGTCAATCGCAACGGGGATCTGACCGGGATCATTTCCGTGCAGGATTTCGCAGGGGTGGTTTTCGAGCGGGACCTGCTCGATCTGGTGGTGGTCAAGGAGCTGGCGACCCTGAAGGTCATCACCGTTTTCGAGGACGATAACCTCGATTCCGCCATGCGCAAGATCGGCTACCGGAATATCGAGCAGTTGCCGGTGGTGGACAAGGAAAGCGGCCAGAAGCTGCTCGGCATCATCTCCCGCCGGGATATGGTCTCGGCCTACAACCGGGTCCTGATGGTGCGCTCGCTCGAGGATGAAAGCGATGAATGATCTGTTGAAATCCCTGAACGGCATGCAGCGCGAGGCGGTTTTGCATCAGCAGGGACCCCTGCTGATCCTCGCCGGCGCCGGATCGGGCAAGACCCGGACCCTGACCCATCGCATCGCTTGGCTCATTCGCCAAGGTCAGATACCCCCCTGGCAGATTCTGGCGGTGACCTTCACCAACAAGGCCGCCGGCGAGATGCGCGAGCGGCTGCAGCGCCTGCTCGGCTCTTCCGAACTGCCCTGGGTCAGCACCTTTCATGCCGCCTGCGTGCGCATCCTGCGGCAGGAGATCGGGCATCTGGGGTTTTCCTCCCATTTCACCATCTACGACGATCAGGATCAGCAGCGCCTGCTCAAGGACATTCTCAAGGAATTGAACATTCCGGAGAAGACCCTGCAGGCCCGCTCGGCAGCCGGTGCCATCGACGGCGCCAAGAACAAGGGGCTGCGCCCGGAGCAGGTCGACCGGGGCGATTACTACGGAGACCTGATCGGGCGGGTCTATGCGCTTTACCAGAAGCGCCTCAAGCAGGCCAACGCCCTCGATTTCGGGGATCTGCTGCTGGTCACCCTGCAGCTCTTCGAGGACCATCCGGCAGTTCTCGCCAAATACAGCGAACGCTTCCGGCATCTGCTGGTGGACGAGTTCCAGGACACCAACCAGGTCCAGTATCGCCTGGTGAAGCTGCTCGCCGGGGCCCACGGCAACCTGTGCGTGGTCGGGGACGACGACCAGTCCATTTACGCCTGGCGGGGAGCGGAGGTCGGCAACATCCTGGGCTTCGAGAGGGATTTCCCCGGAACCCGGATCATACGACTGGAGCAGAACTACCGGTCCACAGCCACCATTCTGGAGGCGGCGGGGGGAGTGGTGGCGCGCAACGTCGGACGCAAGGGCAAGACCCTGTGGACGGAAAACCCGGCCGGCGACAAAATCACTCTCAAGGATTGCGGCGACGACCTGGAGGAGGCCCGCTTCGTGGCTGCGGAGATCGTCCGTCTGCGGCGCAACGGCCGCCATCTGCGGGACGCTGCGGTGTTCTACCGCACCAATGCCCAGTCCCGCGCCCTGGAGGAGGCCCTGGTGAGAGAGGGCCTGCGCTATGTCATGGTGGGTGGGGTGAAGTTTTATGCCCGCATGGAGGTCAAGGACGTGCTGGCCTATCTGCGGGTGCTGGTCAATCCCGCCGACTCCCTTTCCGCCCGCCGCATCGTCAATGTGCCGGCCCGGGGCATCGGTGCGAAAACCGTGGAGCAGATCATCGTCCTTGAAGAAGAAGCCGGAGGTTTTCTGCCGGCCTGCGATCTGGCTCTGGAGCGAGGCCTGCTCAAAGGGGCCGCTGCCGCCAAGGTGGCTGCTTTCGCCGAGATGATGCATACCCTCCGTTACAAAGTGGATCAGCTGCCGTTCCCTGAACTGACGGCCACCCTGATCGAGGAGAGTGGTTACGGGCCGATGCTGCGGGAGGCGGCTCATTCGGCTCTGCTGCAGTCGGATCGGGAAGAGGCCCAGGGTCGCCTGGAAAATCTGGAGCAGCTGCTGGCCGGCATGGAGGAGCACCAGGGGACGGAGAAAACCCTGGAGGAATTCCTCGAACAGGTGTCCCTGGTGACCGATCTCGATGCCTACGATGGCAACCTCGACCGGGTCACGCTGATGACCCTGCATGCAGCCAAGGGCCTTGAATTCCCCGTGGTTTTTCTGACCGGCATGGAGGAGGGGCTTTTTCCCCATGGTCGTACTTTACAGGAGGGGGACTCTCTCGAGGAGGAGCGGCGGCTCTGCTATGTGGGTATGACCCGGGCGATGGACAAGCTTTATCTCAGCCATGCCCGAAGGAGGAGGATCTACGGCGATTTTCAGTATAATCCCCCAAGCCGTTTCCTGGGGGAAATTCCCCGCCATCTGCTCTCCGGTGGCGAACAGCCGACCTTGCGGCATGCCGCCACTCACAACCTGGCCTCCGTCTTCGAGCAGTTCGAGCCGGAGCTTTTCGAAGAGCAGGAGGATGTTTTCGAGGAAGAGGTGCGGATGGTTCCCGAGGCGGAAGGGGGGCTCCCGCGCATCGGCCAGCAGGTGCGGCATGCCAAGTTCGGTATCGGCACGGTCCGGCGCCTGGAAGGGAGCGGCGACCAGCAGAAGGTCTTCGTCTACTTCCGTACCGTCGGCATAAAAAAGCTGCTGCTCAAGTTCGCCGGGCTGGAGCCGGCGTGAGGTTTCAGATGGTCCCACATAGTCGTACTCGTACTCAGTCCCCGAAGGGGCGGTGCTCGTACGCGTGCTCGGAATTAAACGTCTTCTTGTTCCTATCGTTTCAATGCAGGCAAACAGGTCATCGGCGCCGATGCGGATGTGCGAGGGGCTCGAGGACGAGTACGAATAATTCGGATGCAAGTCGGGCCAGGTGCATAACCAGAAAGGTTTTTCCATCCATCATGGAGGCTGGAATGAAGGGAACGTACCGAAATGTTCTGGGGATTCTTCTGATTTTGGCCGGCTGCTTTACGGCCGGGGTTGTTCATGCCCGGCAGGATCTGCCGGAAGTGCGCAGCACGCTGCAGGATCAGAAGCAGGTGGCGGTGACCATCTACAACGACAATCTGGCGCTGGTCAGGGATCTGCGGCGGATCGCTCTGCCCAAGGGAGAGAGCCTGCTGGCGCTGCGGGAGGTCAGCGGCGGCATGATGCCGGAGACGGCTCTGCTGCAGGCATCCGGGGACGGGAAAACCCTGCAGGTCATCGAACAGAGCTTCGATTTCGACCTGCTGACGCCTGCAAAACTGCTGGAAAAATACGTTGGCCGGAGCGTCGAGGTAGTGCGGGTTCACCCGCAGACCGGTGCCGAGAGCCGCGAGCAGGCCGAAGTCCTGGCCGCCAACGGCGGGGTGGTGCTGCGCATGGGCGACAGGATCGAGACCGGAGTCCCCGGCCGGCTGGTGTTTCCGGCCGTGCCGGAGAATTTGCGGGACCGGCCGACCCTGGTGGTGCAGCTGGCCAGCGATCGGGCCGGCGAGCGGGAACTCGAGCTGAGCTATCTGACCACCGGGCTCTCCTGGGAGGCCGACTATGTGGCCGAGCTGAATCCCGCAGATGACCGGCTCGATCTTTACGGCTGGGTCACCCTGTCGAACCAGAGTGGCGCCGAATTCCGGGATGCGCGGCTGCAGCTGGTGGCGGGGAATGTGCACCGGGTCGCCGGACCTCCAGTCATGGATTTCGAGGCCCGCTCCATGATGGCGATGGCCGAAGCCCCCAAAATGGCCGAGGAGACACTGCTCGATTATCATCTCTACACCCTCGATCGCCCGACCACCATCAGGCAGAACCAGGTCAAGCAGGTGGCCCTGCTCACGGCGGCGGGAGTGCCGGCGGCCAAGGAGTATGTGCTGCGCGGCGGGGAATATTATTACCGGGGGCGTCATGGCGACCTAGGTGAGAAGCTTCATCCGGCGGTTTATCTGGAGTTCAATAATCGTGAGAAATCCGGCCTTGGCGTGCCGCTGCCGAAAGGGGTCATTCGCGTCTACAAGCAGGACAGCCGCGGCAACGCCCAGTTCGTCGGCGAGGACAGGATCGAGCATACCGCGAAAAACGAAGCAGTCCGTCTCCGTCTGGGCGAGGCCTTCGATGTCAACGCCAGGAGGGTGCAGACCGATTACAAGAAGCTGGCCGGGGGCGAAAAGGAAACCCTGATCGAAAGCGCTTATCGCATCGAACTGAAAAATGCCAAATCCGAGCCGGTGACTGTCATCGTTGAAGAACCGATGCCCGGAGACTGGCAGATCGTCCAGGAAAACCTGCCGCATGAGAAGAAAAATGCCCGTACGGCCGTCTGGAAGATCAGGGTCCCGGCCGAAGGGGAGGCCCAGCTGACCTACCGGACGCGGGTGAAGTATTGACCTGCTTCCTGTGCGGCAGAGGCAGGAAAGATATTTAGAGGGATCAGGGCATTCGGGGGCCAAGGGGCTTCTAAAGAAATTATTATTGAAATCTTATTAGTGGCCGGCATAGACTCCTGTCGATGCGCAGGCAAGTGGTTTTTTCTCTATTTCAGGGAGGTTTGTGATGGACAAAGGTTTTTGGGAAGGCATTTTGGGCAGTTTCCTGGATTTTTCTTTTTCTGAATTCGTGACTACCCGCCTCATCAAGGTGCTCTATATTTTGGGCATTGCATGCGCCGTCATCATGGGCCTGAGCATGATCATCTCCGGTTTCGGCAATGGGTTCGGAACTGGTATTCTCAGCCTCATTCTGTCTCCCATCGCTGTGGTGCTGGCCATTCTGGCGGTTCGCATCTATCTGGAGCTGCTCATCGTCCTGTTCCGCATCGCCGAAAACACCTCCGACCTGGTCAAACTGCAGAAGCCGGAAGCACCTGCCGCCGACGATCTGGCATAGCATTAAGGGTTCGCACAGGAATTTCGTCGACACAGACAAAAAGGCCGGCTCCATAACTTTGGGGCCGGCCTTCGACATTTCAGAGATAAGCCAAAAATCTTGTAGCAGTATTTTCGGATGATCTCGGCAATGTCGTTTTCGTCAGGATGGGGCGAGGTTTGAGGCTATTGCCATCCGGGCTTCAGGTCGCACGATCAGGGAGGGCCTGGCCCGCAGCAGGATCGTGGTCGCTTCATCAACCGATCCCGCCAACCCTGCTGCAAGGAGCCAGCTGCCGACCACGGCGGCGCTCCTCGAATAACCGATCTTGCAGTGGACGTAAACGATCCCTTTTGCTTTTTCCGAGTTTATAAACTCGAGAGCCGCGGACAATTGTCCCGGGCTAGGGGCGGTCAGGTCGAGAACCGGCAGGTTCAGGTAGCGCACCGACCGGAAGGCCTGGGGTTCGGAAAATTCCGAGGTTAGGTCGAGGACCGCCGTGACCCCGAGTTGCAGAGTTTTTTGCGCCTCCTTTTCATCAAGCCTGCGGCCCATCCAGAGATCGGGCAGGATCTGGTTCCAGGGGTCCGCCCGGCGCTGGTAATAGAGCAGGGAGAGCCGATGCCCGAGGAGTACAGGGGCCAGAAGAAAAAGGGTGCTCAAGGGCAGGCGGCCGTCCGTCTTGTGAAAAACGTCGGCGATCAAACCGAAATAGGCGGCACTCACCAGGAGAAGGGCGAAGGCGGGCCAGAGCAGGAGCAACCACCAGCCCTTGAGAGCGAGGGCGGACAGGATCAGGGCAGCACCACCGCAGGCGTAACAGGAGCCTGCCCGATAATTCCTGGCAGGAGTTGCGGCGACAGGTTCGCGGATCAGATAGAAGCAGAACAGGGCGAGGACAAAGCCGCCGGCGACGTCGATGATGTGATGCTGCCAGGTGAGAACGGTCGAGAAGCCGATCAGGCTGAACCAGAGGTGAACCAGCCACTGCAGGGAGCCCCGGGTGTGGCGGGCGTAGGTGTCGGCCAGGAGGGTGCGCAGGGCGATGTGCAGCGACGGAAACATGTTGTACGGGCGATCGAAACCGTGCAGGAAGGTGAAGATCGGTCCCGTCCAGCCCTGAGGCACCGGCCGCGGCCAGGCGAATTGCAGGGGCATCAGCAGGAAGAAGGCCCCGGCGGCCAGGATGGCGAAAACGATCCGTTTGGCAAGCAGGTTTCTTTCCGCCCGGTCGGCGCAGACGAAGGGCGCGGCGATGAAGAACAGGTCGATCGACATGTAAGGGATGATCATCACCGGAACGAAGGGGATCATCCGCTCCCAGCCGTAAACCCAGGTGCCGACGTCGCTGCGCAGCGAGGTGAGCCAGGAACAGCCGCCATAGACCGCGATGAACAGCAGCGAGGTGGCCGCAGAGAGCAGCGCCGCGTAGATCAGTTCGCCGCGCGTCGGGCGACGGAGACGGTGAAAATGCCCCATTGGTCGACCTCCATTGCGATTTTTTCGAAACCGACTGCCCTCACCAGTTCGTCCATCTCGGCCTGGGAACGGCGGCGCATGATCCAGGGATCTCCGTCACGGTTGCTGAGAACCCGGGCGATCATGTCCACCTGTGGGTGCCAGGGCTGGCCGGTGTAGAGCAGGTAGCCACCCGGTTCCATGACGTCGGCGATCCCTTTCAAGGAGGCGCAGACCATGCCGTTGTCGGGGAACAGTTCGTACAGTCCCGATACGATGGCCAGATTGGGCCGGGGTCCCACGGCACGGATCGAATCGGGATCGAAGGCGTCCCCCTGTTCGAAGCGCACGTTCTCCAGCCCCATCTCCGCCGCGAGCGCCCGTCCCTGATCGAGGTTGGCCGGGGTGAAATCCCGCAGCAGGGCGCTGATCTCCCGATGACCGTTGACCTTGAGGACGTTGAGCACATAACGGCCGCATCCTGTGGCAACGTCGAGCAGACTTACCGGTTCGCCCGAGGCGGAGATCCGCTCGATAGTTTCGGTCAAAAGCTTCTCCAGATTCTCGCGGCGGTGGCGGATGCCCTTCCAGCCGATGGCGTTCAGGTAATTCCGGTCGAGGAATTTCCCCGGGAACCCCAGCCCGCGGGGCCGGTTCTCATAAACATAGTCGAGGGACTGGCCGGAGTCGAAGCCGGTTCTCCAGCCGAGGCGGATCCCGTCGCTCATTCTGCCGATGGTTTGCATCCCCAGTTTCTGAATAGCGTAGAAGAGGGCCGAAGGCCAGGTTGTGGACTGCCGCAGCAGGTCGTATTCAGTCCGGGTCGGACCGCCCCGGTCGGCTTCGAGCAGGGCCGAGCGGTCGATCTCGCGGTCGAAGGCTTCGAGGATGAATTCCCGGGCGTGGGTCAGCGGCCGTTGTCGCTCCTTTTCATTCAGGAGGGCGTGAAAAAACCCCGGATAGGCCTCCATCCGTTTCTTGGTCGAGCCGAGCCGGCGGTAGAATTGCCTCTGCGCCGCGTTCTTTACCACCCAGTCGGAGCCCGCCGAAAGGACCAGGGTCGGAGTGGTGATGGCGGCGGCGTCCTCGATGATGCGGGTTGCCGTATCGTGCATCTCGAGCAGGATGTTGACGGCGATTTCCTTGGTAATCAGCCTGTCCGCATCGTAGTCGAAGGCTGCCTCGGCATCATGGGTCAGCATCTTCGACTTGACATAGCTGCTGACGAAAGCCTTGCCTTTGATCTTGAGCAGCAGCCGGAGCAGGGGGATCGCCAGCGGCACATAGAGGCGGATACGGAAGGCCGGTGCGGCCAGGACCAGGGCGCGGATGCGGGGAGCGTAGTCGTGCACCCAGGCACTCGCCGTCACCGCGCCGACGCTGTTTGCCACCACGGCGATGTTTTCGACGGGGATCCCGTATTGTTCCGAAACATGGCGGACGAAGGCGTCCAGATCCCTGACCAGGTGGTAATAGCTGTCGGCATGGCCCCGTTCCCCCGGCGACTGGCCGTGGCCCCGGTTGTCCCAGGAGAAGGCCCAGAAGCCGGTCAGGCCGAGGCCCTCGACCTGAGAGGCCACCCGTCCGGAATGCTCGTGGCCGCGGTGGATGATGATCACGGCCCTGTCGCTGGTCATAGCGGGTTTCCAGCTGCGGTAAAACAGGCTGGTATCGTCCCAGCTGAGGAACGTTCCTTCCGATGTCGTCCAGTCTTCCATGCTGCCCTCCTTCGGGAAATGTGCGAATTTTTCAAAACCAAAACCGAAAATCTGTTCTCGCGCAAAGGCGCAAAGGGCGCAAAGGAAAAGCAGAATTTACAGGTTTTCTTGGCGCTCTTTGCGTGCTTGAGTGAGCAAAGCGAACGGGCACGAGGCGCTTTTCAAAAAAGGTTATTCCAATATGGTCCGCTGAACCTGCCGGGCCAGCTCCTGCATGCGTTTTTCCAGCTGCTTCATGAACTCCCCCCGCGATCCGGTCCAGAAGATCGACTCGCCGACGACCAGGTCGCAGACGATGGGAACCAGGATGCATTCCCCCCGGGGCAGGGCCTTGCCAAGCCCCTGCATGAAGACAGGAATGACCGGCACTTCTGGATGGCGTTGGGCCAGATGCGCCACGCCTGATTTGAAGGCGGCCAGCCGTTCCGGTTCACCCCGGGTTCCTTCCGGAAACAGCAGCAGGATATCGCCCGACTCGATCGCTTTTGAGCAACCGGCCAAGGGATCGCTCTTGCCGCTGCGGACCTGGCGCTGCAGGGGGATGATGCCGATGATGTTCAGGGCGAACCAGGCCAGCCATCGGTTTTTGAGGAAGTAGTCATCGGCGGCTACGGGGCGGAATTTTTTCAGCAGCCGCAAGGGGAAAAGCGAGGTTAGGACCATGGTGTCCAGGTGGCTGTTGTGGTTGGCGACGATGATCGCCGGCGCGGCTTTGTACAAACCCTCGCGGTTGCGGATGTTGACGCCCAGGGCGAAGAGGATCAGGGGGCGGATGATGCAGAGGTGCCAGATGTGGCGCAGGATGTTGGTCATTGTTATATTCCTGAAAGCATTATAAAACCTGTGAAACCGCGGGGGTTCGTCCCTTGCGCGACGAACCCCAACACCGCGGGGTTGCGTCCCCGCGCGAGTAAGCAGAAAAACGCGCCCCGCTCCTTGCCCGCCTTTTTCGCCCGCCGTCCACTCCGTTCCGGCTGCGTCACAGGGGGGTTGACAGGCAGAATCTGAAAAACCAAAATCGCCTCACTCCTCACTCCTCACTCCTCACTCCTCACTCCTCACGCATTCAGAAGTAAAAGTAATAAACATAATGAAAAAACAGCGGGGCGGTGAAGGTCAGGCTGTCGACACGGTCGAGGATGCCGCCGTGGCCGGGGAGCAGGGTGCTTGAGTCCTTGATGCCGATGTCCCGTTTGACCG includes these proteins:
- a CDS encoding DUF4139 domain-containing protein, yielding MKGTYRNVLGILLILAGCFTAGVVHARQDLPEVRSTLQDQKQVAVTIYNDNLALVRDLRRIALPKGESLLALREVSGGMMPETALLQASGDGKTLQVIEQSFDFDLLTPAKLLEKYVGRSVEVVRVHPQTGAESREQAEVLAANGGVVLRMGDRIETGVPGRLVFPAVPENLRDRPTLVVQLASDRAGERELELSYLTTGLSWEADYVAELNPADDRLDLYGWVTLSNQSGAEFRDARLQLVAGNVHRVAGPPVMDFEARSMMAMAEAPKMAEETLLDYHLYTLDRPTTIRQNQVKQVALLTAAGVPAAKEYVLRGGEYYYRGRHGDLGEKLHPAVYLEFNNREKSGLGVPLPKGVIRVYKQDSRGNAQFVGEDRIEHTAKNEAVRLRLGEAFDVNARRVQTDYKKLAGGEKETLIESAYRIELKNAKSEPVTVIVEEPMPGDWQIVQENLPHEKKNARTAVWKIRVPAEGEAQLTYRTRVKY
- a CDS encoding lysophospholipid acyltransferase family protein, coding for MTNILRHIWHLCIIRPLILFALGVNIRNREGLYKAAPAIIVANHNSHLDTMVLTSLFPLRLLKKFRPVAADDYFLKNRWLAWFALNIIGIIPLQRQVRSGKSDPLAGCSKAIESGDILLLFPEGTRGEPERLAAFKSGVAHLAQRHPEVPVIPVFMQGLGKALPRGECILVPIVCDLVVGESIFWTGSRGEFMKQLEKRMQELARQVQRTILE
- a CDS encoding DUF4282 domain-containing protein; the encoded protein is MDKGFWEGILGSFLDFSFSEFVTTRLIKVLYILGIACAVIMGLSMIISGFGNGFGTGILSLILSPIAVVLAILAVRIYLELLIVLFRIAENTSDLVKLQKPEAPAADDLA
- a CDS encoding bifunctional alpha/beta hydrolase/class I SAM-dependent methyltransferase → MEDWTTSEGTFLSWDDTSLFYRSWKPAMTSDRAVIIIHRGHEHSGRVASQVEGLGLTGFWAFSWDNRGHGQSPGERGHADSYYHLVRDLDAFVRHVSEQYGIPVENIAVVANSVGAVTASAWVHDYAPRIRALVLAAPAFRIRLYVPLAIPLLRLLLKIKGKAFVSSYVKSKMLTHDAEAAFDYDADRLITKEIAVNILLEMHDTATRIIEDAAAITTPTLVLSAGSDWVVKNAAQRQFYRRLGSTKKRMEAYPGFFHALLNEKERQRPLTHAREFILEAFDREIDRSALLEADRGGPTRTEYDLLRQSTTWPSALFYAIQKLGMQTIGRMSDGIRLGWRTGFDSGQSLDYVYENRPRGLGFPGKFLDRNYLNAIGWKGIRHRRENLEKLLTETIERISASGEPVSLLDVATGCGRYVLNVLKVNGHREISALLRDFTPANLDQGRALAAEMGLENVRFEQGDAFDPDSIRAVGPRPNLAIVSGLYELFPDNGMVCASLKGIADVMEPGGYLLYTGQPWHPQVDMIARVLSNRDGDPWIMRRRSQAEMDELVRAVGFEKIAMEVDQWGIFTVSVARRAAN
- a CDS encoding phosphatase PAP2/dual specificity phosphatase family protein, translating into MGHFHRLRRPTRGELIYAALLSAATSLLFIAVYGGCSWLTSLRSDVGTWVYGWERMIPFVPVMIIPYMSIDLFFIAAPFVCADRAERNLLAKRIVFAILAAGAFFLLMPLQFAWPRPVPQGWTGPIFTFLHGFDRPYNMFPSLHIALRTLLADTYARHTRGSLQWLVHLWFSLIGFSTVLTWQHHIIDVAGGFVLALFCFYLIREPVAATPARNYRAGSCYACGGAALILSALALKGWWLLLLWPAFALLLVSAAYFGLIADVFHKTDGRLPLSTLFLLAPVLLGHRLSLLYYQRRADPWNQILPDLWMGRRLDEKEAQKTLQLGVTAVLDLTSEFSEPQAFRSVRYLNLPVLDLTAPSPGQLSAALEFINSEKAKGIVYVHCKIGYSRSAAVVGSWLLAAGLAGSVDEATTILLRARPSLIVRPEARMAIASNLAPS